One genomic segment of Oenanthe melanoleuca isolate GR-GAL-2019-014 chromosome 5, OMel1.0, whole genome shotgun sequence includes these proteins:
- the LOC130253910 gene encoding L-lactate dehydrogenase A chain, producing MSLKDQLIHTLHKQESHAENKISVVGVGAVGMACAISILMKDLADELALVDVVEDKLRGEMLDLQHGSLFLKTPKIVSGKDYSVTAHSKLVIVTAGARQQEGESRLNLVQRNVNIFKFIIPNVVKYSPDCKLLIVSNPVDILTYVAWKISGFPKHRVIGSGCNLDSARFRHLMGERLGIHPLSCHGWIVGEHGDSSVPVWSGVNVAGVSLKALHPDLGTDADKEHWKEVHKQVVDSAYEVIKLKGYTSWAIGLSVGDLAESIMKNLRRVHPISTIVKGLHGIKEDVFLSVPCVLGSNGITDVVKMILKPEEEDKLRKSADTLWAIQKELQF from the exons ATGTCTCTCAAGGATCAGCTCATCCACACTCTCCACAAACAGGAGAGTCATGCCGAAAATAAGATTAGCGTGGTTGGCGTGGGTGCAGTTGGAATGGCCTGTGCCATCAGCATCCTCATGAAG GACTTGGCTGACGAACTCGCCCTTGTTGATGTTGTGGAAGACAAGCTCAGAGGAGAGATGTTGGATCTCCAGCATGGCAGCCTCTTCCTTAAAACTCCAAAGATTGTCTCTGGCAAAG ATTACAGTGTGACTGCACACTCCAAGCTGGTCATTGTCACTGCTGGTGCCCGGCAGCAAGAAGGAGAGAGCCGCCTTAACCTGGTCCAGCGCAACGTGAATATCTTCAAATTCATCATTCCCAACGTCGTTAAATACAGTCCTGACTGCAAGCTGCTTATTGTCTCAAACCCAG TGGATATTCTGACCTATGTGGCCTGGAAGATCAGTGGCTTCCCCAAGCACCGTGTTATTGGTAGTGGCTGCAATCTGGACTCTGCCCGTTTCCGCCACCTGATGGGAGAAAGGCTGGGCATCCACCCCCTGAGCTGCCACGGATGGATCGTTGGAGAGCACGGAGATTCCAGTG TGCCTGTCTGGAGTGGAGTGAATGTTGCTGGCGTCTCTCTGAAGGCTCTTCATCCAGACTTGGGAACTGACGCAGACAAGGAGCACTGGAAGGAGGTCCATAAGCAGGTCGTGGACAG TGCCTATGAGGTGATCAAACTGAAGGGGTACACATCCTGGGCTATTGGCCTTTCTGTGGGAGACCTAGCTGAAAGTATTATGAAGAATTTGAGAAGAGTGCACCCCATCTCTACCATTGTTAAG GGCTTGCATGGAATAAAAGAAGATGTCTTCCTAAGTGTTCCTTGTGTGCTGGGCAGTAATGGCATCACTGATGTAGTCAAGATGATCCTAAAACCTGAGGAAGAGGACAAATTAAGGAAGAGTGCAGACACACTGTGGGCAATCCAGAAGGAACTACAGTTTTAA